From a region of the Mycolicibacterium sp. MU0050 genome:
- a CDS encoding acyl-CoA dehydrogenase family protein — translation MPTDPMPVQTSAVRYDPVRAEQHSDEDFRALIRGFLSDHHPGRPPHERTERLEWQKRWLAMLFDAGFAGPNWPREFGGMDLSFGRQLIYQEEYARAKVPGPLGNGVGIAAPTIMRYGTKEQQRRFLGPMLRGDRVWCQGFSEPEAGSDLPALRTTARRDGDHYVVNGQKVWTSHVDHSDTVYALVRTGAPESRQDGISYLIIDLDTPGVTARPIRDLSGGTAFGEVFFDDVRVPVDNRLGEENRGWKIARTSLGNERAAGALKNAAMYRRVLDELRTLVQERGAVADPGIRDGLVELEMRLRIMQYSAERTVASIMTAGEPGPAASGARLRIAQYEQDIHEFALDVLGVDGLVTKPSPRAVQRGRWLTGFLRTRASTVGTGTTEIQKNTLAEQVLGMPRDPAMPP, via the coding sequence ATGCCGACTGATCCGATGCCGGTGCAGACATCTGCGGTCCGTTACGATCCTGTCCGGGCCGAGCAACACTCGGATGAAGACTTCCGTGCTCTGATCCGCGGATTCCTTTCCGACCACCATCCGGGCAGGCCGCCGCACGAGCGCACCGAGCGACTCGAATGGCAGAAGCGGTGGCTTGCAATGCTGTTCGATGCCGGCTTTGCTGGGCCCAACTGGCCCCGGGAGTTCGGCGGGATGGATCTGTCGTTCGGGCGGCAGCTGATCTACCAAGAGGAGTACGCCAGGGCCAAGGTGCCCGGGCCGCTCGGAAATGGTGTCGGAATCGCTGCTCCCACAATCATGAGGTACGGGACCAAGGAACAGCAGCGGCGCTTCCTCGGCCCGATGTTGCGTGGTGATCGAGTGTGGTGTCAGGGTTTTTCGGAGCCGGAGGCGGGGTCAGATCTTCCTGCTCTGCGGACCACAGCCCGCCGTGACGGTGACCACTATGTGGTCAATGGGCAGAAGGTCTGGACCAGCCATGTCGACCACTCGGACACCGTCTACGCGCTGGTGCGTACCGGTGCTCCGGAGTCGCGACAGGACGGAATCAGCTACCTGATCATCGATCTCGACACGCCTGGCGTGACCGCCCGGCCAATCAGAGATCTGTCCGGTGGCACTGCGTTCGGCGAGGTGTTCTTCGACGATGTACGGGTCCCGGTGGACAACCGACTCGGCGAGGAGAACCGCGGCTGGAAGATCGCCCGGACCAGTCTGGGGAATGAACGGGCAGCCGGAGCCTTGAAGAACGCTGCCATGTATCGCCGGGTACTGGATGAACTCCGGACTCTGGTACAGGAGCGGGGGGCGGTTGCTGATCCGGGAATCCGGGATGGACTCGTCGAACTCGAGATGCGTCTGCGGATCATGCAGTACAGCGCAGAGCGTACCGTTGCGAGCATTATGACCGCCGGCGAACCTGGACCGGCGGCCTCGGGTGCGCGGTTGCGCATCGCCCAGTACGAGCAGGACATCCACGAGTTCGCCCTCGATGTTCTCGGTGTCGATGGGCTGGTGACCAAGCCCTCGCCGCGAGCTGTGCAGCGCGGTCGTTGGCTGACCGGCTTCCTGCGAACCCGCGCCTCAACGGTCGGAACGGGGACGACGGAAATCCAGAAGAACACCCTGGCGGAGCAGGTCCTCGGGATGCCGCGTGATCCAGCCATGCCGCCGTAA
- the istA gene encoding IS21 family transposase has protein sequence MAFREVSVNEIREVLRVWLGVAGLPAPGYRTIAAHCGLDRKTVRRYVEAAQAAGLCRDDDVSAVDDALIGTVAEAVRPVRPDGHGAAWEQLLGFEEQITKWVAGTDGQRPLTVTKIHTLLARQGCAVPYRTLHRFASQRCGFGRKDLTVRIADGDPGVECQIDFGYLGMLPDADDGRRRKVHALIFTAVYSRHMFVWLSYSQTLAAVIAGCEAAWEFFGGVFAVLIPDNLKPVIAAADAVNPQFSQGWLDYAGHAGFLTDPARVASPKDKPRVERAVQYVRRNFFDGETFTSLQQAQDAAARWCRDTAGTRMHGTTCARPLEMFTAEEQPTLLPVPGAYDVPVFKTVKVHRDFHAEVAKALYSLPEQWIGTTLDVRADTELVKFYRRGVLVKVHPRQPAGGRSTDRSDLPEHKTGYALRDVAALIATCAAHGPHVGIYAERILDDRLPWTKMRTVYRLLGLVRRYGADRVEQACALSLDLDVVSVNKIASMLERATENSIPALPKAVGHTATRFARDPDEFNSTPTSLTVVPGTDPEENR, from the coding sequence ATGGCTTTTCGGGAGGTCAGTGTGAATGAGATCAGAGAGGTGCTGCGGGTGTGGCTGGGGGTGGCGGGCCTACCGGCCCCGGGGTACCGCACGATCGCTGCGCATTGCGGTCTGGACCGCAAGACGGTGCGCCGCTACGTGGAGGCCGCCCAGGCGGCCGGGCTGTGCCGTGACGACGACGTCAGCGCGGTCGATGACGCGTTGATCGGGACGGTTGCCGAAGCGGTGCGTCCGGTGCGTCCCGATGGCCACGGGGCGGCGTGGGAACAGCTGCTGGGGTTCGAGGAGCAGATCACGAAGTGGGTGGCCGGCACCGACGGGCAGCGGCCGTTGACGGTGACCAAGATTCACACCCTGCTGGCCCGGCAGGGTTGCGCAGTGCCGTATCGAACGTTGCATCGATTCGCCAGCCAGCGTTGCGGTTTCGGCCGCAAGGACCTGACGGTGCGGATTGCTGATGGTGATCCTGGGGTGGAGTGTCAGATCGATTTCGGCTATCTGGGGATGCTCCCCGACGCCGATGATGGGCGGCGCCGCAAGGTGCATGCGCTGATCTTCACCGCGGTGTACTCCCGACACATGTTCGTGTGGCTGTCGTATTCGCAGACCCTGGCCGCGGTGATCGCCGGATGCGAGGCGGCGTGGGAGTTCTTCGGCGGGGTGTTCGCGGTGCTGATCCCCGACAACCTCAAACCGGTGATCGCCGCCGCCGATGCGGTCAATCCGCAGTTCAGCCAGGGGTGGCTGGACTACGCCGGGCATGCCGGATTCCTCACCGACCCCGCGAGGGTGGCCTCGCCGAAGGACAAGCCACGCGTGGAACGCGCCGTGCAGTACGTGCGCCGAAACTTCTTCGACGGTGAAACATTCACCAGCCTGCAGCAGGCGCAGGACGCCGCGGCGCGGTGGTGTCGTGACACGGCGGGCACCCGCATGCACGGCACCACCTGTGCCCGTCCGCTGGAGATGTTCACCGCCGAAGAGCAGCCGACGCTGCTACCGGTGCCAGGGGCCTATGACGTGCCGGTGTTCAAGACGGTCAAGGTGCACCGCGATTTCCACGCCGAAGTCGCCAAAGCGCTATATTCGCTGCCCGAGCAATGGATCGGGACCACACTCGACGTGCGGGCTGATACCGAGCTGGTGAAGTTCTACCGCCGCGGCGTGCTGGTCAAGGTCCATCCCCGCCAGCCGGCCGGTGGGCGCAGCACCGACCGGTCTGATCTGCCCGAGCACAAGACCGGCTACGCGCTGCGCGATGTGGCGGCATTGATCGCCACCTGCGCTGCGCACGGCCCCCACGTCGGGATCTACGCCGAACGCATCCTCGATGACCGGCTGCCCTGGACGAAGATGCGTACCGTCTACCGACTGCTGGGCCTGGTACGCCGCTACGGCGCGGACAGGGTCGAACAGGCCTGCGCACTCTCGCTGGATCTTGATGTCGTCTCGGTGAACAAGATCGCCTCCATGCTTGAGCGTGCCACCGAGAACAGTATCCCGGCATTGCCGAAGGCGGTCGGCCACACCGCGACCCGGTTCGCCCGTGACCCAGACGAATTCAACTCCACCCCAACATCATTGACCGTAGTACCCGGCACCGATCCCGAGGAGAACCGCTGA
- a CDS encoding acyl-CoA dehydrogenase family protein yields the protein MVLMFSETHDEFRSVTRKFLIENGEGQRRRAAMESGEHDSVTWHRMTDELGLTGVAIPEEFGGVGGDLADLVVVLEEVGRSLAVVPFLATVVVGQILLRVADRDSDRPWLPAIAGGAVTGAVALDAAARGSAPGITAVPDGDRWILSGHESFVIGGHTAELVIVAALDPAGTPGLFVVEGTADGLSRCHLPAVDLTLPLTDAELAGTPAWRLTSADSGEAVQHAIDILLCAIAADQVGGVQRCLEMAVDYAKTRIQFGRPIGSFQAIKHSCAEMWLEVEAAKSSAYRAWESVDRGGKSLSEAAALAKAYCSRAYTEVAKRNIQIHGGIGITWEHDSHLYLKRAKTLEMIAGAPAFHKRRLASFVGI from the coding sequence ATGGTGCTGATGTTCAGCGAAACACACGATGAATTCCGGAGTGTCACACGGAAATTCCTTATCGAGAATGGTGAAGGACAACGTCGGCGCGCGGCCATGGAGTCGGGTGAGCACGATTCGGTGACCTGGCATCGAATGACAGACGAACTCGGTCTGACAGGCGTGGCGATACCCGAAGAGTTCGGCGGAGTCGGCGGTGACCTCGCCGATCTGGTTGTGGTGCTGGAAGAGGTTGGCCGATCGCTTGCTGTTGTGCCGTTCCTGGCGACCGTAGTGGTCGGTCAGATTCTGCTCCGGGTTGCTGATCGGGACTCCGATCGTCCATGGCTGCCGGCGATCGCCGGTGGTGCAGTGACCGGTGCGGTCGCCCTGGATGCGGCCGCGCGCGGATCCGCGCCCGGCATCACTGCGGTTCCAGACGGGGATCGCTGGATACTCAGCGGCCACGAGAGTTTCGTCATCGGCGGACACACCGCCGAGCTTGTCATCGTGGCGGCGCTGGACCCCGCTGGCACGCCTGGACTCTTCGTGGTTGAAGGAACGGCCGATGGCCTCAGTCGATGTCATTTGCCCGCTGTGGATCTGACGCTGCCGCTGACCGATGCTGAGCTGGCCGGTACCCCGGCGTGGCGACTGACCTCTGCAGACAGTGGCGAGGCCGTCCAACACGCGATCGACATCCTGCTCTGTGCGATCGCGGCTGACCAAGTGGGTGGCGTACAGCGCTGTCTGGAGATGGCCGTGGACTATGCGAAGACGCGGATACAGTTCGGGCGCCCGATCGGCTCCTTCCAAGCCATCAAGCACTCCTGCGCCGAGATGTGGCTGGAGGTGGAAGCCGCGAAATCATCTGCCTATCGCGCATGGGAGTCGGTGGACCGCGGCGGAAAGAGTCTGAGCGAAGCTGCGGCGCTGGCGAAGGCCTACTGTTCACGTGCGTATACCGAGGTGGCGAAGCGGAACATCCAGATCCACGGCGGTATTGGCATCACCTGGGAGCACGACTCACACCTGTATCTCAAGCGGGCCAAGACGTTGGAGATGATCGCCGGTGCGCCCGCGTTCCACAAGCGCCGGCTGGCCTCATTCGTTGGAATCTAG
- a CDS encoding FAS1-like dehydratase domain-containing protein — protein sequence MAIASAQERADYGKLTDAALARSRQRLGVPRPPRIPPNLEVSLDTSRHFAFGYGDDNPLYCDVDYASGTRWGGLIAPPNFHYTMGEDAVSERDAETKALLKGDPFAGLGSYQAVMEYEWWQPLRLGDRCKVLQAQVGVVEKASRFGGRTAHVTHDFIYANGNGEPHAVRRGTWVHAERSATKERKTESLIQHPYSEEELARIDAAYAAEARRGAEPRYFEDVAVGDAIQSRVKGPLTTTDIVMWHVGWGMQLTPPGAFKISYNTRKKIPGMYPANSLNIPDTVQRLHWEPERAQELGLPTSYDYGAMRETWIIHALTDWMGDDAWLWKLRCEHRKFNYIGDTTWVHGRVTAKVRVGGHNAVHLEVWCENQHGVVTTPATATVLLPAREASVVLPEAPGETLEEVLQSELRRFNIGPEIGAL from the coding sequence ATGGCGATCGCATCTGCACAGGAGCGTGCCGACTACGGCAAGCTCACGGACGCGGCTCTGGCGCGCTCGCGTCAGCGTCTCGGAGTTCCGAGGCCGCCCCGTATCCCACCGAATCTCGAGGTGTCGCTGGATACTTCGCGACATTTCGCCTTCGGTTATGGCGACGACAACCCTCTGTACTGCGACGTGGACTACGCATCCGGCACGCGATGGGGCGGATTGATTGCGCCGCCCAACTTCCACTACACGATGGGCGAAGACGCAGTGTCCGAGCGAGACGCCGAGACTAAGGCGCTCCTCAAGGGGGACCCGTTTGCTGGACTCGGTTCGTACCAGGCGGTCATGGAGTATGAGTGGTGGCAACCTCTGCGGCTCGGCGATCGCTGCAAGGTGCTGCAGGCGCAGGTCGGTGTTGTGGAGAAGGCGAGCCGATTCGGCGGTCGCACTGCGCACGTGACGCACGACTTCATCTACGCCAACGGCAACGGTGAACCGCATGCGGTGCGTCGTGGCACCTGGGTCCATGCAGAGCGTTCAGCCACAAAGGAACGGAAGACCGAATCCCTTATTCAGCACCCCTACTCGGAGGAGGAGCTCGCGCGCATCGATGCGGCCTACGCGGCGGAGGCCAGGAGGGGTGCCGAGCCACGGTACTTCGAAGACGTCGCCGTCGGAGATGCAATCCAGTCCCGTGTGAAAGGGCCGCTGACTACGACGGACATCGTCATGTGGCATGTGGGATGGGGGATGCAGCTGACGCCGCCCGGTGCCTTCAAGATCTCCTACAACACCAGGAAGAAGATTCCGGGGATGTACCCGGCCAACTCGCTGAACATCCCGGACACCGTGCAGCGCCTGCACTGGGAGCCGGAGCGGGCGCAGGAGTTGGGTCTGCCCACCAGCTACGACTACGGCGCGATGCGCGAAACGTGGATCATCCACGCGCTCACCGATTGGATGGGAGACGACGCCTGGTTGTGGAAGCTGCGGTGTGAACACCGCAAGTTCAACTACATCGGCGACACCACCTGGGTGCACGGCCGCGTCACAGCCAAGGTGCGCGTCGGCGGTCACAACGCCGTCCATCTCGAAGTGTGGTGCGAGAATCAGCACGGTGTGGTGACTACACCGGCCACGGCGACTGTACTGTTGCCCGCCCGTGAGGCGTCTGTCGTACTTCCTGAAGCACCGGGGGAGACGCTGGAGGAAGTTCTGCAGAGTGAGCTTCGGCGGTTCAACATCGGACCTGAGATTGGAGCGTTGTGA
- a CDS encoding ATP-binding protein encodes MTTTHRGATDPIGADLLRLLKTLKLGALADTLPERAALARQHKLSHIGFLETLLADEVSRRESRSATLRAAKAGLDPSMRFDTWTAHDDLRYDRTLLGDLTSLRFLDAGQPAIVLGPVGVGKTHLATALGHMAIRCRHSVFFGRADKLFTRLRAARLDHTVDAEIRRLAAVDVLIIDDFALRPLDATETSDFYEIVVEHHRAKTTIVTSNREPAEWLTMTADTLLAQSAIDRLTSAAHTLVIEGPSYRQRTRPRLDPDAADKHPQ; translated from the coding sequence ATGACCACCACCCACCGCGGCGCCACCGACCCTATCGGCGCTGATCTGCTCCGCTTGCTCAAGACCCTCAAACTCGGTGCGCTGGCCGACACCCTGCCCGAACGTGCCGCCCTGGCCCGACAACACAAACTCAGCCACATCGGCTTCCTGGAAACACTGCTGGCCGACGAGGTCTCCCGACGCGAATCCCGCTCCGCCACGTTGCGAGCGGCCAAAGCCGGACTCGACCCGAGCATGCGGTTCGACACCTGGACCGCCCACGACGACCTGCGCTATGACCGCACCCTGCTGGGAGATCTGACCTCACTGCGGTTCCTCGACGCCGGCCAGCCCGCCATCGTCCTCGGTCCAGTCGGTGTCGGAAAGACTCATCTGGCAACAGCATTGGGGCACATGGCCATTCGGTGCCGCCACAGCGTCTTTTTCGGCCGAGCCGACAAACTGTTCACCCGGCTACGCGCCGCCCGCCTAGACCACACCGTCGACGCCGAGATCCGCCGACTGGCTGCCGTGGACGTCCTGATCATCGACGACTTCGCGCTGCGCCCGCTCGATGCCACCGAAACCAGCGACTTCTACGAAATCGTCGTCGAACACCACCGCGCCAAGACCACCATCGTGACGTCCAACCGCGAGCCCGCTGAATGGCTGACCATGACCGCTGACACCCTACTGGCCCAATCAGCCATCGACCGGCTGACCTCCGCCGCCCACACCCTGGTCATCGAAGGACCGTCCTACCGCCAACGAACCCGCCCCCGGCTTGACCCAGACGCCGCAGACAAGCATCCTCAGTAA
- a CDS encoding MlaE family ABC transporter permease codes for MKHQAPSRQFPAMRSIGQRAVLSLRELGHQAQFYFIAVRSLGEALVRYRAEVVRLIAQMGLGSGALALIGGATVVIGFLTLAGGTVIAIQGYSSLSGIGVEAFSGFISAFVNIRLVAPIVAAIGLAATIGAGATAQLGAMRISEEIDALEVMGIRSIAYLASTRIFAGLIVVVPLFCVAVIMAVFGTRLSITIAYGQSTGVYDHYFRTFLNPVDLLWAFLQALFMAIVIMLLHTYYGFTASGGPVGVGEAVGRATRTSLIVASFITLAVSLAVYGQNGNFNLSG; via the coding sequence ATGAAGCACCAGGCCCCGAGCCGGCAGTTTCCGGCGATGCGATCAATCGGACAGCGTGCTGTGCTCAGCCTTAGAGAACTCGGTCATCAGGCGCAGTTCTACTTCATTGCGGTCCGGTCACTGGGTGAGGCGTTGGTCCGCTACAGGGCCGAGGTCGTTCGGTTGATAGCCCAGATGGGATTGGGCAGTGGCGCCTTGGCGCTCATCGGAGGCGCCACTGTGGTCATCGGATTCCTGACGCTGGCCGGCGGCACGGTGATCGCGATCCAGGGTTACAGCTCGTTGAGTGGCATTGGTGTCGAGGCATTCTCGGGATTCATCTCTGCATTCGTCAACATCCGACTGGTGGCGCCGATTGTGGCGGCCATCGGGCTTGCGGCGACCATCGGTGCCGGTGCGACGGCCCAACTCGGGGCGATGCGTATCAGCGAGGAGATTGATGCGTTGGAGGTCATGGGAATCCGGTCCATCGCCTACCTGGCTTCGACCAGGATTTTCGCCGGCCTGATCGTGGTGGTTCCCTTGTTCTGTGTGGCGGTCATCATGGCCGTCTTCGGAACGCGGCTGAGCATCACGATCGCCTATGGTCAGTCCACCGGTGTCTATGACCACTACTTCAGGACCTTCCTCAACCCTGTCGACCTGTTGTGGGCATTCCTCCAGGCGTTGTTCATGGCAATCGTCATCATGCTTCTGCACACCTACTACGGATTCACCGCTTCGGGCGGACCGGTGGGAGTAGGGGAGGCGGTGGGGCGTGCAACCAGAACTTCTCTCATCGTGGCGAGCTTCATCACACTGGCAGTCTCGCTTGCCGTATATGGACAGAACGGGAACTTCAACCTGTCCGGATAG
- a CDS encoding ferredoxin: protein MNHVLKPPMCTAVVSIGVWPMAKVHIDSAKCSGHARCFAAAPGLFDLDDSGYVIGPCVDVPPGAEADAETAVESCPERALTLE, encoded by the coding sequence ATGAATCATGTTCTCAAACCGCCGATGTGCACGGCGGTGGTCAGTATCGGTGTGTGGCCAATGGCTAAAGTGCACATCGACTCTGCCAAGTGCTCGGGGCATGCGCGCTGCTTCGCTGCCGCTCCCGGCCTCTTCGATCTCGATGACAGCGGGTACGTGATCGGACCCTGTGTGGATGTTCCGCCCGGTGCTGAGGCGGATGCCGAGACTGCCGTTGAATCCTGTCCCGAGCGTGCGCTCACCTTGGAGTGA
- a CDS encoding MlaE family ABC transporter permease yields MSLDAFLAVPRRPFAWRELILQIWFVAKVSVGPTLMLAIPFTVLTVFVINILLTEIGAADYSGSGAALGVVTQTGPVVTVLVIAGAAATAMCADLGARTIREELDALRVLGIDPIAALVVPRMIAATVVALLLNSAVTLFGLTGGFLFSVFIQDVTPGAYAGGLTLLLGLPEVVTASVKAALFGLAAALIACYKGMSVQGGPQGVGNAVNETVVFAFMALFLINVVLTGVSVQAGS; encoded by the coding sequence ATGAGTTTGGATGCGTTCCTGGCGGTTCCGCGAAGGCCATTCGCCTGGCGCGAATTGATACTGCAGATATGGTTCGTGGCCAAGGTGTCAGTCGGGCCGACCCTGATGCTGGCCATCCCATTCACGGTGCTCACCGTGTTCGTGATCAACATTCTGCTGACCGAGATCGGCGCAGCCGACTACTCGGGAAGCGGAGCGGCGCTCGGTGTGGTCACCCAGACCGGTCCGGTGGTCACAGTGCTCGTCATCGCCGGTGCTGCCGCCACAGCCATGTGCGCCGATCTGGGCGCCAGGACCATTCGTGAAGAGCTGGATGCACTGCGGGTGTTGGGAATCGATCCCATTGCAGCCCTGGTGGTGCCGAGGATGATCGCCGCCACAGTGGTCGCCCTTCTGCTCAATTCCGCTGTCACGCTGTTCGGCTTGACCGGAGGATTCCTGTTCTCGGTCTTCATCCAGGATGTGACACCAGGCGCCTACGCCGGTGGCCTGACACTTCTCCTTGGATTGCCTGAGGTGGTCACCGCAAGTGTGAAGGCGGCGTTGTTCGGGCTGGCCGCGGCGCTCATCGCCTGCTACAAGGGCATGTCGGTTCAGGGTGGGCCCCAAGGTGTGGGGAATGCAGTCAACGAGACCGTCGTCTTCGCGTTCATGGCCCTGTTCCTGATAAACGTGGTCCTCACCGGAGTCAGCGTGCAGGCGGGCTCATGA
- a CDS encoding cytochrome P450 gives MTASETVPTCPVHNFNPYDELPVGEKLARYDELRAEAPVIYNSIANGYYIVTRHEDILRTLQNAETFSSRAIEVFSPEPDYKWIPETLDGSEHYQWRQQLGPLFSPRAITRLDEALRQRAVELIEEIAKQDSCDFMADFALQYPTSIFLELMGLPWDHIGQFMQWEDDILHGTGTAEEILEKQAAAMAAVNEYFTEVIAARRADPGDDLISSALGFEIDGEPVSDADVGSFCLLMFMAGLDTVSATLGLSFYHLARNPEDRRRIVEDFDLIPTAIEEFIRAYAIVVPARQATRDTEIAGCPIKAGEMIAVPLNMATRDENEFVDATTVKIDRTPNRHIGFGAGPHRCLGSHLARRELRIALEEWHRRIPEYRLADGAVPREAGNMLGIDALPLVWNRCG, from the coding sequence GTGACCGCTTCTGAAACTGTCCCCACCTGCCCAGTCCACAACTTCAATCCGTACGACGAACTGCCCGTTGGCGAGAAGCTCGCGCGCTACGACGAACTGCGCGCGGAGGCACCGGTGATCTACAACTCGATCGCCAATGGTTACTACATCGTCACGCGTCACGAGGACATCCTCAGGACACTGCAGAACGCGGAGACTTTCTCCAGTCGCGCAATTGAGGTGTTCAGCCCGGAGCCCGACTACAAGTGGATTCCGGAGACCCTTGACGGAAGCGAACATTACCAGTGGCGCCAACAGCTCGGTCCGTTGTTCTCGCCCCGTGCCATCACCCGACTGGACGAGGCGCTTCGCCAGCGTGCGGTGGAACTCATCGAGGAGATAGCAAAGCAGGACTCCTGTGATTTCATGGCGGACTTCGCGCTTCAGTACCCGACATCGATCTTCTTGGAGCTCATGGGTCTGCCCTGGGATCACATCGGGCAGTTCATGCAGTGGGAGGATGACATCCTGCACGGCACCGGCACTGCGGAGGAGATTCTGGAGAAGCAGGCCGCGGCCATGGCCGCGGTCAACGAGTACTTCACAGAGGTGATCGCTGCACGGCGTGCCGACCCCGGCGACGATCTCATCAGCAGTGCGCTCGGATTCGAGATTGACGGAGAGCCGGTGAGCGACGCCGATGTCGGATCGTTCTGTCTGTTGATGTTCATGGCCGGCCTGGACACGGTCTCCGCGACGTTGGGGCTGAGTTTCTACCACTTGGCCCGCAATCCCGAAGATCGCCGGCGAATCGTCGAGGATTTCGATCTCATCCCGACAGCTATCGAGGAGTTCATCCGGGCATACGCCATCGTGGTCCCGGCGCGCCAGGCGACGCGCGACACGGAGATCGCAGGTTGTCCCATCAAGGCGGGCGAGATGATCGCTGTCCCCTTGAACATGGCCACTCGAGACGAGAACGAGTTCGTGGACGCGACGACCGTGAAGATCGACCGCACGCCCAATCGGCATATCGGCTTCGGGGCGGGGCCGCATCGCTGCCTGGGATCTCATCTTGCACGCCGGGAGCTCCGGATCGCGCTAGAGGAGTGGCACAGGAGGATCCCCGAGTATCGGCTCGCCGATGGTGCTGTGCCGCGCGAAGCAGGAAACATGCTCGGAATCGACGCGCTGCCTCTCGTCTGGAACCGGTGCGGTTAG
- a CDS encoding MlaD family protein, whose amino-acid sequence MRLSRNTRIQLLVLLAVTATAVAVMLFGLVRLPSLVGLGRYTVTVELPAAAGLYERANVTYRGTEVGEVRAVNLTPDNVEAVLSLRSDIQIPSDLVAEVHSVSAVGEQYVALSPRTADAPPLRDGDRVPADRTTTPVDINDLLDATNRGLKAIPGDNLRNLVDESYIAFNGLGPDISRLIKGTTSLAADADKSLPELLNVTDNIAPLLNTQTETSDSLRQWARRLADISGQLRDRDADVQGIVRDAAAGGDKVRELFDSLQMTVPILAANLAGVAPVMVTYRPALEQILVLLPQGVAAVQAIAVANRFSKQAYNGSFLSFNLNFNLPPVCSTGFLPAQQRRSPALEDYPDRPTGHLYCRVPQDSQFNVRGARNLPCVTRPGKRAPTVEMCESDENYVPLNDGLNWKGDPNATLSGQAIPEQPFATSPAAQAHPIAIAPYDPATGMYVTPDGQVLHQRDLEQTKDPKRSWQSMLLPPEAGER is encoded by the coding sequence GTGCGCTTGTCCCGGAACACCCGTATCCAGCTCCTGGTTCTCCTCGCAGTCACCGCCACTGCCGTGGCGGTCATGCTCTTCGGACTCGTCAGACTGCCTAGTCTGGTGGGGCTCGGGCGATACACCGTCACCGTCGAACTGCCCGCGGCGGCTGGACTGTACGAACGCGCGAACGTGACCTACCGGGGAACAGAGGTCGGCGAGGTAAGGGCCGTGAATCTCACCCCCGACAATGTCGAGGCGGTTCTGTCGCTGCGGTCCGACATCCAGATTCCCTCAGACCTGGTGGCAGAGGTGCACAGTGTCTCGGCAGTCGGTGAGCAGTATGTCGCGTTGTCCCCGCGCACAGCGGACGCGCCGCCGCTTCGCGACGGGGATCGCGTACCCGCTGACAGGACCACGACGCCAGTCGACATCAACGATCTGCTCGACGCGACCAATCGGGGATTGAAGGCCATCCCCGGTGACAATCTCCGGAACCTGGTGGACGAGAGCTACATCGCTTTCAATGGTTTGGGCCCGGACATCAGTCGATTGATCAAAGGCACCACCTCGCTGGCTGCGGATGCCGACAAGAGTCTCCCCGAGCTGCTGAACGTCACCGACAACATCGCACCGCTGCTGAACACGCAGACCGAGACGTCGGACTCTCTGCGGCAATGGGCCCGGCGCCTGGCCGACATCAGCGGCCAGTTACGCGATCGGGACGCGGACGTCCAAGGCATTGTGCGCGATGCCGCCGCCGGTGGCGACAAGGTCCGGGAGCTGTTCGACAGTCTCCAGATGACTGTGCCGATCCTTGCGGCCAACCTCGCGGGTGTCGCGCCGGTGATGGTCACCTATCGGCCAGCCCTGGAACAGATATTGGTGCTACTTCCCCAGGGAGTCGCGGCGGTACAGGCGATCGCGGTTGCCAATCGCTTCTCGAAGCAGGCCTATAACGGATCGTTCCTGAGCTTCAACCTGAACTTCAATCTGCCGCCGGTGTGTTCAACCGGGTTCCTTCCGGCCCAGCAGCGACGTTCACCGGCTTTGGAGGATTACCCCGACCGACCCACCGGACACCTGTATTGCCGAGTGCCGCAGGACTCGCAGTTCAATGTGCGCGGAGCGCGCAACCTGCCGTGCGTGACACGGCCAGGGAAGAGGGCACCCACGGTGGAGATGTGCGAGAGCGACGAGAATTACGTGCCGCTCAATGACGGGCTGAACTGGAAGGGGGACCCGAACGCAACATTGTCGGGCCAGGCCATTCCCGAACAACCCTTCGCCACATCACCGGCCGCGCAGGCCCATCCGATCGCGATCGCCCCCTACGATCCCGCGACCGGGATGTATGTGACTCCGGACGGGCAGGTACTCCACCAACGCGACTTGGAGCAGACGAAAGATCCGAAACGCAGTTGGCAGTCGATGCTGCTGCCACCTGAGGCCGGCGAGCGATGA